The Abditibacteriaceae bacterium sequence ATTCTGATAATCAACGAGGCTTTGTTTCAACGCTTCAACAGCGCCGATTTCCTGCACGCGTGTTTGCCGATAAACCTTGATCGCAAGCGCTTCTGCCGCGCCAGGCGTTAGCAGATTCGGAATCGTGGCGCGCAATTCTTCAAAGGCACTTTCGGGAATATCCAACCCGCGCCGCTTGCACAACGCGTTGATGAGATGGAAGCCTTCTTCTTCAGTTGTTGTCGGAAAAATTGGAATTTTCACATCAACACGGCCCGGACGTTTCAAATCGACTTCAATCAAATCGGGGCGGCTCGACGCCAAAACCCAAACGATATGGCCGCGATTGGCGCTATCGCTCATTTCTTCGGCAATCATCGAGTAAATGCGGCCCGAAACGCCGGAATCGCTGCCGCCCGAATCACGGCGTCCCAACGTTTGATCGGCTTCATCAATGAAGACATAACAGCGGCCCAGCGCATGAAGCAAGCGAAAAATCTTTTCCAGATTGCCCTCAGTCGAGCCGACCCATTTGTCGCGAAAATTCTTCAACTTCACAACCGGAACGCCCGCTTCACCGGCGAGACATTCCACCATAAAAGTTTTTCCCGTCCCGACCGGCCCGCACAGCAAATAACCCATCGGCATTGCGGCCAAATCGTTTTTGCGCCAGAGGGCGATGTCGGTGCGCAGCCATTCCTTGATTTTCTCCTGCCCATGTAAATCGTCGAGCGTGCGCTTCGATTCGATAAATTCGATAAGGCCGTTGCAATCTTTTTCGACGAGCTGCTTTTTCAGTTCGGCCAAATCGTCGGGGCGAATCGGTGTTTTTTCGTGCTCCGAAGTTTTGAGCCGGTTCTCGACCGAAGCCAGCGTTGCGCCCGCGAGTTGCGCGGCGGGCGCAAGAAAATCGTTTTTGTATTCGGCAAGCGCAATCGGAAATTTCGGAGCCAACACCGAAAATGCCTGCGCCATTTCTTCGGGCGCGGGAAGCGGTATTTTAATCTGCGCTGCGAGAGGATTATTTGCCAGCAGCCCGTGTAAATCCGACAAGTTCTCGGTGACAAGAAACGTCGCCAGACAATGGCCGGTCAGGAGCGAATCACTCGTCCAGTCGCGCATCAGCAGCGCGAGTGCGTTGAGGTCGTAGTTGAGTGAACCCGGAAGGGCAGGCGCAACCAGGTGCGCCGCTTTAATCACGCAGCCGACGCGCGTGCGCGTGCCGCCGATGCGCGCGAGGTTGGCGCAATAGCGAAAGTAGTGCGTCAACGTTTCGATAGCGGGACGCGGGTTTTTCGGCAAAACCGGATTATCTTTGGCGGCGGGCCACTGCGAAAAAATCTCGCCGCCCTTTTCGATGCGAATGCCGTTGCCCAAATCGTAGGACAACACCACATCGAAGCGCGGCAAAAGGGCGCGCAGCAAAAAGTCTTGCAGGTTGCCCAGTTCGCCGCCTTCAACCGGCAACACCATGCGGTCGTAAACGTTGCCGTAAAGCACAAAGCCATTGGCCGCGCCGCTTTCGTAAAGCGTCACCAGTTCGCGCGCCCAAGCGGGCAAAGCGTCGTTTTTCATAATGAAAAGAGTACGGTCGAAATCGACCGTACTCTGAATTTGATATTTCGTTGCTTACGCGGTTTCGTTTGGCCCCATCAATTTCGATGTGCTGTTGGTTGCGGTGTCGGCGGGAATCGACGCGTCGAGTGCGATGCCTTCTTTAGCGGCGAAGTCGGCCAGCGCTTGGTCGGCCAATGCACTTTGCTCGGCTTCTTTCATCTGGAAGTCGGTGGTGTTCAGGCTGTCCCTCGCCACGCGCGCGCGGCCTGCGGCTTTCTGACGATCTTCTTCAACCATTTCTTCCAAACGATTGAGCGTATCGCCGCTTCCGCCAATCGAAGCGATCATGCCGCTGGCCATTTCAGTCATCTCAGCGGTCGCATTTTTGACCTTTAAATCGCCAATAGAGAACTTGAGTTTCTCGATTTTCATCTTCGCTTCATCGATGGTGATGTTGCGCGCTTTGACCAAATCTTTGTAGGTCGCTTCGGCGCTTTCGAGCTGACTCCGGTTTTCGGCAAGCTGGCTCGAAATCGTTTGCAGGCGCAAAGCGTGTTGCGCCGCAAGGTCTTTGTTGCCCGCGCGCAAGTGCGCCGAAGTTTGAGCGCGCACTTCGTTCTCCTGCTTTTCGCCGTTTTTCACTTGCGTCATCAACTGCTCGCAGAGCGCAGCGTGCGTCGCCAAACCCTGATTGTAGCGCGCGATGTGCTTCCGCAAATTTTCTTTCTCGACTTCGAGCAGAGCTTCAGGGTTTTCGCGCTCGATGCCCGAAATGAATAAGCCCATAAAGCCGCGAATCAGGTTGGAAATTCGTTTTAACATTTTTTCCTTTTAATTAAAGTACGGTCGGTTTCCGGGTGCCCACCGGAGGAAGGGCGGATACTTTACTTCGCTTCCGGCTCGGCATATTTCGACGGCGCAACATCGAGGCTAAAAAATTCCAGCACATCGTCGAGCCGGTCGCTTTCGGCCTGACACATTTGCGTCGCGGCCTGATGCTTCTGGCGTGCTTCCAGAATCGCCGCGCGCTTGGCCTCGATTTGCTGCTGCAACTGCGCGATTTCAGCTTCGCCTTCGTTGGCAAAGGTGTCGGTTCGCTTCTTCAGGTAATCGCCGTAAGCGGCTAGTGCCGCCATTTTGCGCGACGCATCGGCGACAACGCTTTCGGGTGTTGCTCCCACGGTTTTGCCGATGGCACTGAATGTCACTTTTACGGTTTGCCGTCGCGTATCCAGCGGCA is a genomic window containing:
- a CDS encoding AAA family ATPase, whose protein sequence is MKNDALPAWARELVTLYESGAANGFVLYGNVYDRMVLPVEGGELGNLQDFLLRALLPRFDVVLSYDLGNGIRIEKGGEIFSQWPAAKDNPVLPKNPRPAIETLTHYFRYCANLARIGGTRTRVGCVIKAAHLVAPALPGSLNYDLNALALLMRDWTSDSLLTGHCLATFLVTENLSDLHGLLANNPLAAQIKIPLPAPEEMAQAFSVLAPKFPIALAEYKNDFLAPAAQLAGATLASVENRLKTSEHEKTPIRPDDLAELKKQLVEKDCNGLIEFIESKRTLDDLHGQEKIKEWLRTDIALWRKNDLAAMPMGYLLCGPVGTGKTFMVECLAGEAGVPVVKLKNFRDKWVGSTEGNLEKIFRLLHALGRCYVFIDEADQTLGRRDSGGSDSGVSGRIYSMIAEEMSDSANRGHIVWVLASSRPDLIEVDLKRPGRVDVKIPIFPTTTEEEGFHLINALCKRRGLDIPESAFEELRATIPNLLTPGAAEALAIKVYRQTRVQEIGAVEALKQSLVDYQNPVPADILAAQIELAVREASDLDFVPASLRP
- a CDS encoding PspA/IM30 family protein; amino-acid sequence: MLKRISNLIRGFMGLFISGIERENPEALLEVEKENLRKHIARYNQGLATHAALCEQLMTQVKNGEKQENEVRAQTSAHLRAGNKDLAAQHALRLQTISSQLAENRSQLESAEATYKDLVKARNITIDEAKMKIEKLKFSIGDLKVKNATAEMTEMASGMIASIGGSGDTLNRLEEMVEEDRQKAAGRARVARDSLNTTDFQMKEAEQSALADQALADFAAKEGIALDASIPADTATNSTSKLMGPNETA